The segment TATGTATGTTTATACATAATCATCCCTCAAGGTGTAAGTTGTCAAGATTCAATAACTCAAGATGCAATTTATTCCTCAAGCAGGTCTTTAGGATAGAGGTGACAATTGAttacacgacacgacacgatatgAAATTGGGACGAAAAGgaaattcgaattcgtgttcgtgttgtGTTCGTGTTAAATGTAAAAAACATGACATCATTTCGTGTTAAAAATTTGAcatgaaattgacacgatttagtaTTTGTTTGTCATATATTTTGTCttttcgtgtttgtcgtgttatgtatgatcaagtattaattaaataaattaaattttactTTATGTTATATTTGTCATGTTGTGTCATGTTTGTTGTTTTCTAATCGGTTCGTTTTCAtgctaattaaaaaaaattacaatatccTGTAGTGTCGTGTTCATGTTACATAAAATTTTGTCGTATCAGACAAAAACACAACCGTGACAAAAACACGACACTGTTGCCTGATTTGTCATCCCTACTTTAGGGCCACTTGTTGATTGAAACCAAAGAAAATGCATGGATGTGCTCAATGAAAGTGAAACTTGTCTTAAATATTCAACTTAGATTGAGAAACATAATCATTTATATTATCCCCATAGCAATATAATCCAACCCAAATTTtctattaaaaatttaatttttcatGTTTCTACCTatacaacccaatccaacaaAATCTTTACCATATTAACAATCCAACCCAAAccaactatttattataaataaaaaattaaaatgaaatagGAAATATATCAATATTATACTCTATTGACAGAAAccctttttttataaaatttagtacgttttattatttttattcagATAATATTTGATGTccaaattataaattaataaaaacatgGTGAGCTGGGTTATGGTGGTGACCTAATGCACCATTAatcatttaattttcattttttttatttgaaaaaatgATGAGCCGCTCATTGAAAACCCCTTAATGAGTGTAGACTTATGTTCAACATCCGACATTGCACATATCAAGGGAAACTTAGTGACCCGGCTAAATTCCACCATTAAGTATATTTGTTGCTGAATTTCACATGTGACTTGCATTCATGTGGTCATAGGCCGATATAGTATATATTCTCAGGTAATTCGAGTTGTCCCTCAAATAAATTTCAGTAGTGTATTTTCTTTCGGAATTTTCTTATTGTATATTCCGCGAATTTTTTTGTTTGGGATACCCTTTACTTGTCGGGATACTCTTTTACTTTAACCCTGACTCCACCACTCATGTGGTTTGGGTAGCAAAATGATGCATAGCAACGCAAGACactatcatttttttttcttgaattatTGGACTTTTGATGTGTGGAACAAATGGAACTGGGAACATTGTTAGAGTATATGCATTAGAAAAAACTTGCACTCATTATAACTATTGCCATTTGAATTTGGATCGTACAACTAGAACTAGTAAAGGATTTTAGTGGATTAATACTATGACAAATATGACACATTAAAATTGTTCTAAGAAACTACTAATATTTAAAGACTACAAATGTTGCAAACTTGAAAAGGACCAAATTGGGCCTTTCTAGGACTGACACAATTCCCACGTTACGTAGGGAAAGCCTACCATGGTCCGAGGAAATATGGCCTAAGCATATAACCCTTATGGTATCCTATTTAAATGATGATTAACCCATGACGAAATTAGATATTCTAATTGGTTTTTCTTAAGGTTTTAAGAGATGTCATAGTCGTTCTTGTGAGGTTGATTATTAAATTATCACTTAATCATTATTCTTTCATCTAGATAATATCTGTGATATCGTTAAGGGGAGCTACTTTGGTTTTTACACCACATGTAGAATTTAACTCTATATCAACCATAATGCACCTCAATGTAAAATTGTAAATATCTTCGTAAAAACCATACACCCCAACAATCAAATCTGTCAAATTTAGACAACTATATAACAAATATGTCCACCCATAAATACTTTACCGAActtgtatatttttttattagcATTACAAGTTGTTTTATGGTACAGTAGACAACTTGGCATTTCCACGATGAAAATTGTATCTTACCGTATGTAAAAAAGAAACATGACTTAAAAAGGTTGAGAAATCAAATACTTGGTCTGTTTACCGATAATAATCGACATTGTTGGTAGCAAAAGTTTAAGTATGATGCTTTTTTACCTCGAAAGGAACACGATCACATTTGCAATCCAAAAAAAAACTCATTGAGTCCAGGAAAACACATTGATATCTCTTTCACTTCATATGTGAGTGTGTTGAACGTGGGCAAACTGCAAACTGCAGTAGAACATGTCAAATGGAAGGATCATCAAGCATACCAAGATTTTTGCACATGTGAACCATGTTCAACAAAACAGACACATAAATTGGTCCGGTTAAGAGAGGGAGGGGGATGTACTATTATCTCTTGTCTTTAATTTCTTGTTGTAATGAGCAATAGAatgcgtttggttgtggaaaactgttttcattttctatgaaaatgttttcagaaaatagtattgagttttcattttcaattttcaattttcaatgaaATCGCGTTTGGTTGGAACGGTTGGAGTTTTTATTTTCCATCTTAGAATTTTGAAAAACTGtaaaaatcacttttctaattgacatacaatttggaaaactgaaaattttcattttcctaGGAAACTTTGGAAAACTGAACGAATCAAACGcattttcaaaattttcgtttttcttgaaaaattttccacaaccaaaTGCACCCTTAGTAGTTTGAAGAAAAAGAAAACTATAAAGAGTAAAAATCAGTTTTCGGCTACACATACAGCCCCTCTTTCCCCTATTTTCCACAGCCCCAAAAACCAAGTTTGGCTTACTGATTTGAGCATAGAATTGATCCTATATTGTCCAACACAAGCATATAGTAGCAACAAGGTTTCcgttatatatcattaattttGTTACAAATTAATAATAGTATTCCGAAGAAATAGATCGATCTGCACATGATATTACATATGATGTAGGAAAGAAAATGGAGAGTCTAGTGGAACTTGAGGCTAGTCAAGACATTGTTGTTGACAGGATCAGCCAAATGGTCCAGCAGGTTCTCGAAAGGTCCAACCCCGGTCACCAAACCCTGAATGAAGTAACCCAAGATTGCTAACATAGCCAATCTTCCATTCTTGATTTCTTTTAGCTTCAGTTCCTTCATTGACTTCTCATCTTTCCCGAACCCGAGTGGGTTAAAGAACGGCCCACCTGGGTATGCCGGGTCACCCGACCCTGAAAAACCTTTCTCCAACCCCAAGAAGTATTGCTTCCCCATTGACCCTGGGTTATACCAGTCTTGGAGTCTTCTATGCTCTGCGAAACCCATCAACGCCATTTCCAATACAAATAGGGTGAAAGGGTCTGCCCAGTAGTTGTATGTTCCGGCTGGGGGAATGACACCGGTCTTGAACCAAGGGAGGGCGGTTTCCGGTGGGATGAGCCCAAGCTTGCCGAAGATCTCTGGTGCAATGGCGCCAGCTGCACCCAACATGGCGAAACGTCCATTGATAACCTCGCCGTATGCTAGCCACTTGGGTTCGATGAATCCTCCGGTTCCTTCTGGGTCCGAGAGACCAAGTGGGTCGAACCCAAAGTCGCCTGGGAGACTGTAAAATTCAAAGTCTCAGGTGAAAAAGAACTTGTTTGATCAAGACTTCTTTGCtttctagttatattatatactATTTATTTATTCTAAAAAACCACTACAATTCATGCCAATCTTTTAAGTTTGTAACACTTATCTTTGACTTCAAAAGAAAAACTGTATCTTTCTTTTGTTGGAACGATGAAATTACCTTCCATCAAGGTAAGAGAGAGATTGCTTGGATGCAAACCACAACTGTCTGTTAGCTCCTTGCTGGTAGACATACGATAACCCATCAAGTCATGATCAAACTCACACACAAATATGAGGAAGAACACATCATAACACCAAAAACCCATGTCATAAAACATCATTTGACAACAATCGATCTAATTTTATGCAGTAATATATAGGAGAAAAGGGTACCTTAACAGGAGGGGTGGAAGCAGCTTTGACAACAAAGGAGACCTTTCTTGAAGATGTTGTGTGAAGTGGCCTGGCTGCTAGGATTTGCCTAGCAGACTCCACGGAGGAGGTGAGCGAAGACGATGAGACCAAAGCCTGTGTAGCCATTTTCCTTGAGAAGATTAGATGATCGTGTGTGGCTGCATTAGGAGAAGGGAGAGGGGAAACATAAGGGGAGGGTGAAGGGTGTGGGGTAGGTGAGTTTGTGGTTTGTGTTGAGGCAACCTGAATTCGGAGATGAGGTTTGGGATCTTTTGTTCCAATGAGGTTAGCACATGTGGCATGTCTTACTTGGATAAGAGATTTTTATCTAACTTCTTGTTTGTACACATTTACTTACTACTTTCGTGGCCTTCAATTGTCTGGTCAAGTGGTCATATGGGAATCTTATTATACTTATGTTACATAAGTTATGTATATTGCCTTTTAAATTTGCCAGCCTTGTACGTGTTCgacaaattttaattaatttatatctACGATTAAAGAGTAATAGATGGTTCAAACTTGTTTAAGATAATCTAAAGGTCATAAACCGATTGAGATGTTTGATTTTTCTCAATATGTTTTCTTTTAGATCAAAATCAAAAAATCACAACggattacacacacacacacacacacatatatatatatatatatatatatatatatatatatatatatatatatatatatatatatatattaaaaaaaacttgggaaaatgacttaaaagacCAACGAACTTTTCAAATCGTTCAAAAAACATCAATTATATTTTGCCCGTTCAATAAACATCAATGAAATGGACGTTTTGTCTAAAAAAGTCAAACTAAGTtacgatttttttttcaattgtcGTTAAAGGCAATCAACATC is part of the Lactuca sativa cultivar Salinas chromosome 7, Lsat_Salinas_v11, whole genome shotgun sequence genome and harbors:
- the LOC111914553 gene encoding photosystem I chlorophyll a/b-binding protein 3-1, chloroplastic, giving the protein MATQALVSSSSLTSSVESARQILAARPLHTTSSRKVSFVVKAASTPPVKQGANRQLWFASKQSLSYLDGSLPGDFGFDPLGLSDPEGTGGFIEPKWLAYGEVINGRFAMLGAAGAIAPEIFGKLGLIPPETALPWFKTGVIPPAGTYNYWADPFTLFVLEMALMGFAEHRRLQDWYNPGSMGKQYFLGLEKGFSGSGDPAYPGGPFFNPLGFGKDEKSMKELKLKEIKNGRLAMLAILGYFIQGLVTGVGPFENLLDHLADPVNNNVLTSLKFH